One window of uncultured Trichococcus sp. genomic DNA carries:
- a CDS encoding nuclease-related domain-containing protein, translated as MKGDGPTTEIDLIMISATGIYVFESKNYSGWIFGDEDSRNWTQSLKGGKKYRFYNPIWQNKKHINILQKHLEIGSEVFRSYIIFSERCEFKKMFVRSPEVKVMNRNVLTREIEHDLNSLADRLTIWEINKIYNKLGRYALADAQTKQAHIDAMRWRN; from the coding sequence TTGAAAGGAGATGGCCCGACCACCGAAATCGACCTGATTATGATTTCAGCAACTGGCATCTATGTGTTCGAGTCGAAGAATTATAGCGGGTGGATTTTCGGCGACGAAGACAGCCGTAACTGGACCCAATCGCTTAAAGGAGGGAAAAAGTACCGGTTTTACAATCCCATTTGGCAAAATAAGAAACACATCAACATTCTGCAGAAACACCTGGAGATTGGCAGCGAAGTGTTCCGATCCTATATCATTTTCAGTGAACGCTGCGAGTTTAAGAAAATGTTCGTCCGCTCACCGGAAGTGAAGGTGATGAACCGGAATGTGCTGACGAGAGAAATCGAGCACGACCTGAATTCCTTGGCGGACCGGCTGACCATCTGGGAAATCAATAAAATCTACAACAAACTGGGCAGATATGCCCTGGCGGATGCCCAGACCAAACAAGCGCACATCGATGCGATGAGGTGGCGGAACTAG
- a CDS encoding SIR2 family protein codes for MDIKKMILEIVNTEQNNIRYSAVAIEKLVNTVIYDYIERQGKEVFVNHRVGDKGPHTEYDIYAPDGLDDYVGRTVFDIKMVRHRMNYRRVIDHTVGRFAIQGEGIDNLIIVLVGETSGNIKSTILHNSNLTFNLDIWDIDKLVEICKRNIDLFLNVYENLSKYIIKDAISEGIKRDIHTNAEKREKYLKQLSGEYHNDNLVLFLGAGVSRDANISTWEALISELFVALINKEMDTKDIKLTDADRDDIVASIKNQNGYSPLLQIRFLRQGFEDNLENIVREILYKRVKKTSDLLKEIVQLCVPNRGKTGIQAIINYNFDDLIEKHLENQRVKYRSIYSDGVKPNSDELGIYHVHGFLPQNKGDYENLAKSLLVFSEEGYHKLLLEPYNWANMSQLNYLTNNTCLFIGLSMTDPNLRRLLDISSQKNFDENCTHYAILKRFTINENNDNDKIITFNKINEELQESFFSELGINIIWVDNYNDIPELLNEIKK; via the coding sequence ATGGACATCAAAAAAATGATTCTTGAGATTGTTAATACAGAACAAAATAATATACGGTACTCTGCTGTTGCAATTGAAAAATTAGTAAATACAGTTATATATGATTATATTGAGCGACAGGGGAAAGAAGTATTCGTAAATCATCGTGTTGGAGATAAAGGCCCACACACGGAATATGATATCTATGCTCCGGATGGATTGGATGACTATGTTGGACGAACTGTATTTGATATAAAAATGGTGAGGCATCGAATGAATTACAGAAGAGTTATAGACCATACGGTTGGAAGGTTTGCAATACAAGGAGAGGGAATTGATAATTTAATAATCGTACTAGTTGGTGAAACATCAGGTAATATAAAATCAACAATTTTGCATAACAGTAATCTAACTTTTAATTTAGATATTTGGGACATTGATAAATTGGTGGAGATCTGTAAAAGAAACATTGATTTATTTTTAAATGTTTATGAAAATTTAAGTAAATATATCATTAAAGACGCTATATCAGAGGGAATAAAAAGAGATATACATACTAATGCAGAGAAGAGAGAAAAGTATTTAAAGCAATTAAGTGGGGAATATCATAATGATAATTTAGTGCTGTTCCTAGGTGCGGGAGTTTCCCGTGATGCTAATATATCAACTTGGGAAGCATTAATTTCAGAATTATTTGTTGCGTTGATAAACAAAGAAATGGATACTAAAGATATTAAGCTTACTGATGCTGACAGGGATGATATAGTAGCTTCAATAAAAAACCAAAATGGGTATTCTCCCCTATTACAAATACGCTTTCTCAGACAAGGGTTCGAAGACAATCTTGAAAATATTGTTAGAGAGATCTTGTACAAAAGGGTCAAAAAAACTTCAGATTTACTTAAAGAAATTGTACAGCTATGTGTACCAAATAGGGGTAAAACAGGGATACAGGCTATAATAAATTATAACTTTGATGATTTAATTGAGAAACATTTAGAGAATCAGAGGGTTAAGTATCGTTCCATTTATAGCGATGGTGTTAAGCCAAATTCAGATGAACTAGGAATTTATCATGTACATGGCTTTTTACCACAAAATAAAGGTGATTATGAAAACTTAGCTAAATCTCTTCTGGTATTTTCAGAAGAAGGGTATCATAAACTTTTACTAGAGCCTTATAATTGGGCTAATATGTCTCAATTAAACTATTTGACAAATAATACTTGCTTATTCATTGGATTATCTATGACAGATCCAAATTTACGTAGGTTATTAGATATTTCATCACAAAAAAACTTTGACGAAAACTGTACTCACTATGCTATTTTAAAACGCTTTACAATAAATGAGAACAATGATAATGATAAAATCATTACGTTCAATAAAATAAACGAAGAATTACAAGAATCTTTCTTTAGCGAGTTAGGAATTAACATAATTTGGGTTGATAATTATAATGATATTCCTGAGTTATTAAATGAAATCAAAAAGTAA
- a CDS encoding toll/interleukin-1 receptor domain-containing protein → MNSQPRVFFSYSWDNPENQEWILALVADLRNSGVLADLDINQTQKGLVHLDTMMANNVRDNDYIITVFTPDYVMKADAQIGGVGVETRLIMNVLKSNPNRVIPILLESTGGTSPVPFYLGNYMYIDFRVPGNYQIKFKELLHRIFNKNLIDLPDVGQPPQLLGREIQGHLQRNLNVYPAVSNERVDLVPNLKKITDRDKNKYMNESYNTIISTLDNLLARTGESNQNFECDKEIITNQKNVYKLYVDGNLRFTLKIWLGTSFGGSTPSINLSYDNTFTHSDNSFNEMIRCETNAEKILGLKMTMRLMNAEEIMSPNAVAEEIWSTIVARIK, encoded by the coding sequence TTGAATAGCCAACCAAGAGTATTTTTCAGTTATAGTTGGGATAATCCTGAAAATCAAGAGTGGATCTTAGCGTTAGTAGCAGACTTGAGAAATTCTGGAGTGCTAGCAGATTTAGATATTAACCAGACGCAAAAAGGTCTGGTGCATTTGGATACCATGATGGCTAACAATGTAAGAGACAATGATTATATAATAACGGTGTTTACTCCCGATTATGTTATGAAAGCAGATGCACAGATAGGTGGCGTTGGTGTAGAAACACGGCTTATTATGAATGTCTTAAAAAGTAATCCAAATAGGGTAATTCCTATTTTACTCGAAAGTACAGGAGGAACTTCACCAGTGCCGTTCTATTTGGGAAACTATATGTATATTGATTTCAGAGTTCCAGGGAATTACCAAATAAAATTTAAAGAATTACTTCATCGAATATTTAACAAAAATTTGATAGATTTACCTGATGTGGGACAACCTCCTCAATTGCTAGGGAGGGAAATTCAAGGACACTTGCAACGTAATTTGAATGTATACCCAGCAGTTTCGAATGAGAGAGTGGATTTAGTTCCAAATTTGAAGAAAATTACAGATAGAGATAAAAATAAATATATGAATGAGAGTTACAATACTATCATTTCAACCTTGGATAATTTGCTCGCTAGGACGGGCGAAAGTAATCAAAATTTCGAATGTGATAAGGAAATCATAACAAATCAGAAGAATGTGTATAAATTGTATGTTGATGGTAATTTACGATTTACTTTGAAGATATGGTTAGGTACGTCATTTGGAGGAAGTACACCCTCAATAAATCTATCTTATGATAATACATTTACTCATTCGGATAATTCATTCAATGAAATGATACGCTGTGAGACGAATGCAGAAAAGATACTCGGTCTAAAAATGACCATGAGATTGATGAACGCAGAAGAAATAATGAGTCCAAATGCAGTAGCTGAAGAGATTTGGTCTACGATTGTTGCAAGAATTAAATGA
- a CDS encoding helix-turn-helix transcriptional regulator translates to MSKLDVKTKSAGVKFDDIKAQMMEDAEFQEEYDKLQPRYELISQIIEARKSMKMTQEELAKRAGTRKSNISRLESGSYNPSLDFLIKIAKGLGKDVHIEIR, encoded by the coding sequence ATGAGTAAATTGGATGTTAAAACAAAGTCTGCAGGAGTAAAGTTTGACGACATTAAAGCGCAAATGATGGAAGATGCTGAATTTCAAGAGGAATACGACAAGCTGCAGCCAAGATACGAGCTGATTTCACAAATCATCGAAGCAAGAAAAAGTATGAAGATGACTCAAGAAGAGCTGGCTAAAAGAGCTGGAACCAGAAAGTCCAATATTTCCAGACTCGAGAGTGGCTCTTACAACCCGTCGTTAGACTTCCTCATCAAAATCGCTAAGGGATTGGGGAAAGATGTGCATATCGAAATTCGCTAA
- a CDS encoding lantibiotic ABC transporter permease, producing MILILLRTALFILSIYGFKWLLQQALALDPKIAWIAACCLNILILYFGAFAGLLAPTTTGLAGTGWLLAGYASYRKFRQKQLFNPGLHLVTIGLLFYFLIFAATLLETKLEHYDNFSHWATIVKFLYTESRLPSASDALIGFGSYPPGSSLFVYYAAKMIGYNDGVLLMGQFLLIFSCVISLLAPIRDESRGLVVAMNFSMLAIFNYFNISIRMNNLLVDFLLPLLTLAGIAGIYRMRENIKALSVYFVLIASVLSLVKNSAVFFVVLLCGYYLYTVIGSRNRFKKVWHIPVNVVAVFGSALTPYLIWARHAGEQFSSSKHAVSLSGYKQIFLEKDASVTAAITEKFLAALTDLATIPFQGIILFHLIMISAYLIMRFLIGRKNSLLRCTLLVDLIIAAYYSGIYFMFLFSMPTEEALVLAGFERYASSIIIFSLGIAMMVLSREIDYSLFEQAVKNRNHRSFRSLTNKKVYQNSSLGLLFFAMIMLLSENNGMKYNNTLYEESVPAAFSEISGNQMMMNGDRYLVISADQEAVENYLISYVGKYYLYSPNVDAVENLIMDDETFLNLLKNYDKFVVLDAHYTFNALTEKLIHKHFEPGIYAVDDYF from the coding sequence ATGATTTTGATTCTATTGCGCACGGCGCTGTTCATTCTTTCCATTTATGGCTTCAAGTGGCTGCTGCAGCAGGCTCTCGCTCTCGATCCGAAAATCGCTTGGATCGCTGCCTGTTGTTTGAATATTCTCATTTTATATTTCGGAGCCTTCGCAGGCCTGCTTGCGCCGACAACAACGGGTCTCGCCGGTACAGGTTGGTTGCTCGCCGGTTATGCTTCGTACCGGAAGTTCAGGCAAAAGCAACTGTTCAATCCAGGCCTGCATTTGGTTACAATCGGCTTGCTGTTTTATTTCCTGATTTTCGCAGCAACGCTACTGGAAACGAAGTTGGAGCATTACGATAATTTTTCGCACTGGGCGACAATCGTGAAGTTTCTCTATACAGAATCCAGACTACCCAGCGCATCGGATGCACTCATCGGTTTTGGTTCGTATCCTCCAGGCAGCTCGCTTTTTGTTTATTACGCGGCCAAGATGATTGGCTACAATGACGGTGTCCTGCTGATGGGTCAATTCTTGCTTATTTTCAGTTGTGTCATTTCGCTGCTGGCTCCTATCAGGGATGAGTCCCGAGGCTTGGTTGTGGCGATGAATTTCAGCATGCTGGCGATTTTTAACTATTTCAATATTTCCATCCGCATGAACAACTTGTTGGTGGACTTTCTGTTGCCGCTGTTGACTTTAGCCGGAATCGCCGGTATCTATCGCATGCGCGAAAACATCAAAGCGTTATCCGTATATTTTGTTCTGATTGCTTCAGTGTTGAGTCTCGTCAAAAACAGTGCTGTTTTCTTTGTGGTGCTGCTATGCGGCTACTATCTCTATACGGTAATAGGTTCCCGGAACAGGTTCAAAAAAGTTTGGCATATTCCGGTCAACGTAGTGGCAGTATTTGGCAGTGCTCTGACGCCGTATCTTATTTGGGCGCGCCATGCCGGGGAACAATTCTCCAGTTCCAAGCACGCTGTGAGTCTGAGCGGATATAAGCAGATTTTTTTGGAAAAAGATGCATCTGTTACTGCCGCGATAACCGAAAAGTTTTTGGCTGCGCTGACCGACCTTGCCACTATCCCGTTTCAGGGCATTATCCTGTTCCATTTGATTATGATCAGTGCTTATCTCATCATGCGCTTCTTGATCGGGAGGAAGAACAGCCTACTGCGCTGTACGCTTTTGGTCGATCTGATTATCGCGGCTTATTATTCGGGGATCTATTTCATGTTCTTATTTTCCATGCCCACGGAGGAAGCACTCGTTTTGGCCGGATTTGAACGCTACGCCTCCAGCATCATCATCTTTTCGCTGGGGATCGCCATGATGGTGCTTTCCCGTGAGATTGACTACTCGCTGTTCGAGCAAGCGGTCAAAAACAGGAACCACCGCAGCTTCAGAAGTCTGACAAACAAGAAAGTCTATCAGAACAGCAGTCTGGGCCTGCTGTTCTTTGCGATGATCATGCTCCTATCGGAAAATAACGGCATGAAATACAACAATACACTCTATGAGGAGTCTGTGCCGGCTGCATTCTCCGAAATTAGCGGAAACCAGATGATGATGAACGGCGATCGCTATTTGGTGATAAGCGCGGATCAGGAGGCTGTCGAAAACTATCTGATCAGTTACGTCGGAAAGTACTATCTCTATTCCCCGAATGTGGATGCAGTCGAGAATCTGATCATGGACGACGAAACTTTCCTGAACTTGCTGAAGAACTACGATAAATTTGTGGTGCTGGACGCCCATTACACTTTCAATGCGCTGACCGAAAAATTGATACACAAGCATTTTGAACCAGGAATTTATGCTGTTGATGATTATTTTTGA
- a CDS encoding EAL domain-containing protein, translating into MDKMQELLDDLYLVCQPIMLCSRANVIDGYEILLRSTKLRAFPEKMFLWFIEKDERNARLMAYYFRELKKLVDKHSNTNLSLNLHPQQLQHPSTWAFLDNISSMRENVSIELTEHCCEFDPADGADALQNYISNLKNKGFSLAIDDIGSGQNNFELISKNVQNIHTIKISLLDFRNTNEDSMFFFLNNWLNFSNRYNLKLVVEGVESECISNKLKNLGMVYQQGYYHGKGQVLC; encoded by the coding sequence ATGGATAAGATGCAGGAGTTGTTAGATGATTTATATCTGGTATGTCAGCCAATCATGCTGTGTTCGCGTGCAAATGTTATCGATGGGTATGAAATTTTATTAAGATCCACAAAATTGCGGGCTTTCCCTGAAAAAATGTTTCTGTGGTTCATTGAAAAGGACGAACGTAATGCCAGGTTGATGGCTTATTATTTTAGGGAACTGAAAAAATTGGTGGACAAACACAGCAACACAAATCTGTCGCTGAATCTGCATCCACAACAGTTGCAGCACCCTTCGACTTGGGCATTTTTGGATAATATTTCCTCGATGAGAGAGAATGTCTCGATCGAATTAACTGAACATTGCTGCGAATTTGACCCGGCCGATGGAGCGGATGCCCTCCAAAACTATATCTCAAATCTGAAGAACAAAGGTTTTTCATTGGCGATCGATGATATAGGCAGTGGCCAAAACAACTTTGAATTGATATCAAAAAATGTTCAAAATATTCATACCATCAAAATTTCACTGCTGGATTTCAGAAACACCAACGAAGACAGCATGTTCTTTTTCTTGAATAACTGGCTTAACTTTTCCAATCGTTACAATCTTAAATTGGTTGTCGAAGGCGTTGAGTCGGAATGCATCAGCAACAAGCTTAAAAACCTGGGAATGGTTTATCAGCAAGGCTATTACCATGGAAAAGGCCAAGTTTTGTGCTGA
- a CDS encoding NERD domain-containing protein: MGVFDSFKELVTQKPVGLKKPDFYKADSDAKKQLERLQQLHATAPDRVKPQIERDMKLLAYGIAGEENVAFELNNSYLPIIVLHDLRLEHEGLSVQIDYLIITTKFCLIVECKNLFGNLEVNSRGEFIRELDFNGKRKKEGIYSPITQNVRHMEMIKGIGSANQKNFVSRTAFEKYFKKSYRSVIVLANPKTVINVKYATKAIKDQIIRSDQLIAHIKKQIRESKDLAWTEKEMYQIADFFMSMHKENTVDYAQKYFQGDSVEQATEVAQVEIAVEETPLYRALKQYRYETSKIEGIKPYHIYSNAQLDALISAIPQNLDDIRKISGFGEVKCEKYGTAIIEIVDKYRED; encoded by the coding sequence ATGGGAGTTTTTGATTCATTCAAAGAATTGGTTACGCAAAAGCCGGTGGGGTTGAAGAAACCGGATTTTTATAAAGCCGACAGCGATGCGAAGAAGCAGCTGGAGCGGTTGCAGCAGCTTCATGCCACCGCGCCGGACCGGGTGAAGCCGCAGATTGAGCGCGATATGAAGTTGCTCGCGTACGGCATTGCCGGGGAGGAGAACGTCGCGTTCGAGCTGAACAACAGCTACCTGCCGATCATCGTTCTGCACGATCTGCGGCTCGAGCATGAGGGATTGTCGGTACAGATCGACTACCTGATCATCACCACGAAGTTTTGTCTTATCGTCGAATGCAAAAATCTTTTCGGCAACCTGGAAGTGAACAGCCGGGGCGAATTCATCCGCGAACTGGACTTCAATGGAAAACGCAAAAAGGAAGGCATCTACAGCCCCATCACGCAGAATGTGCGGCATATGGAGATGATCAAAGGAATCGGATCAGCAAATCAAAAAAATTTCGTTTCACGTACTGCATTCGAAAAGTATTTCAAAAAAAGTTATCGGTCTGTGATCGTCCTTGCAAACCCCAAAACCGTCATAAACGTGAAGTACGCCACCAAGGCAATCAAAGACCAGATCATTCGCAGCGACCAACTGATTGCCCACATCAAAAAACAAATCAGGGAAAGTAAAGATTTGGCATGGACGGAAAAAGAGATGTATCAGATAGCTGACTTTTTCATGAGTATGCACAAGGAAAATACCGTCGACTATGCACAAAAATATTTTCAGGGAGATAGTGTAGAACAAGCCACAGAAGTTGCTCAAGTTGAAATTGCTGTCGAGGAAACACCGCTTTATCGTGCTTTGAAACAATATCGCTATGAGACCAGTAAGATAGAGGGAATCAAGCCATATCATATTTACAGCAATGCACAGTTGGATGCCCTGATTTCAGCCATCCCCCAAAATCTGGACGATATCAGAAAAATATCCGGGTTTGGGGAGGTCAAGTGCGAAAAATATGGAACTGCGATTATTGAAATCGTGGACAAGTACAGAGAGGATTAA
- a CDS encoding glycosyltransferase family 2 protein has translation MQLKKKILYFSAFILTVIYLVWRGLYTLPWDGSIFALVFGILLWLSEILSNFTAVILIWSKNSSKEISKPDVSPELFPDVDVFIATHNEEVSLLLKTVNAAVNMAYPDKSKVHIYIADDANRIEVAALANQFSVGYIGLEGNKHAKSGNLNNALKYTQSPLIATFDADMIPYSDFLLETVPYFVDDWVRNADSDKQKRLGLIQTPQSFYNADLFQFNLFSETSLPNEQDFFSREVNVLNTAQDAAIYTGSNTLILRRAIDEAGGFPTDTITEDFELGARINAEGYRNISTTEPLASGLTPIDIPSAIRQRIRWGRGVVQSVHNLRILTNKNLTFRQKLVFLNSYLYWWAFLRRLLYIMAPILFTVFDVKVVDTDFWTLLLFWLPSYYFIHLSMQDLSSDIRTQRWGEVQETIFAPYMILPVFLQAIGIKETRFKVTNKAAVQSKKDILYMLPHLLLLSLTVIGIVKFNYGKYGSEIFYGSVITFWLLTHLFNLTFSVLFFLGRPAYRKSERFLAENPILVSYDSQEYRLMTKNHSEQGLSFFSADPLYFPEEAVLHFTVEKNEYRTRLTGKVVRVYEEQDGWVYGVELEEIPFEEYIQYLLIIYDGFNRSLPQFRDPWVNSFDRFIDNLSRRSGVHEDRGSSANKFPIIQVNEQIDVSGMEFLIRRFNYKHFYISSQQDLSKNGAFQVCIDGVPFDLSYVTRNDEDEYTFGIENLAVLMKDTAFETLLQKWRNKVGGVR, from the coding sequence ATGCAACTTAAAAAGAAAATTCTATATTTTTCAGCATTTATTCTTACCGTAATTTATCTTGTCTGGAGAGGCCTCTACACGCTCCCCTGGGATGGATCCATTTTTGCGCTGGTGTTCGGGATCCTGCTGTGGCTCAGTGAGATATTGTCCAATTTTACCGCCGTGATCCTGATCTGGAGCAAGAACAGTTCCAAAGAAATCAGTAAGCCGGATGTTTCGCCGGAACTATTTCCTGATGTCGATGTCTTCATCGCTACTCATAACGAAGAGGTCTCGTTATTACTGAAGACCGTGAATGCAGCAGTGAACATGGCGTATCCGGATAAATCTAAAGTCCACATCTATATCGCGGATGACGCGAACCGCATCGAGGTTGCTGCGCTCGCGAACCAGTTTTCGGTCGGGTATATCGGGCTGGAAGGCAATAAACATGCTAAGTCCGGCAATTTGAACAATGCTTTGAAGTACACGCAATCGCCGCTGATTGCTACTTTTGATGCAGATATGATCCCGTACTCCGACTTTTTGTTGGAGACGGTGCCTTATTTTGTGGATGATTGGGTGCGAAATGCAGATTCGGATAAGCAAAAGCGGTTAGGATTGATCCAGACGCCTCAGAGTTTCTATAATGCCGATCTGTTCCAATTCAATCTCTTTTCCGAGACCTCGCTTCCGAATGAACAGGATTTTTTCTCGAGGGAAGTAAATGTCCTCAACACTGCTCAGGACGCCGCTATCTATACCGGATCCAATACGCTGATTCTGCGGAGAGCAATCGATGAGGCTGGCGGTTTTCCTACAGACACGATCACGGAGGATTTTGAACTGGGGGCAAGAATCAATGCGGAGGGATATCGGAACATTTCCACAACCGAACCGTTGGCAAGCGGCTTGACGCCAATCGATATCCCAAGCGCAATCAGGCAGCGCATCCGCTGGGGACGGGGCGTCGTTCAAAGTGTGCATAATCTGCGCATTCTTACGAACAAAAATCTTACTTTTAGACAGAAATTGGTTTTCCTCAACAGCTATTTGTATTGGTGGGCTTTTCTCCGAAGGTTGCTCTATATAATGGCACCAATCCTCTTTACCGTCTTCGATGTGAAAGTTGTCGATACCGATTTTTGGACATTGTTGCTTTTTTGGTTGCCTAGCTATTATTTCATCCATCTTTCGATGCAGGATCTCTCCAGCGACATCCGGACGCAGCGATGGGGCGAGGTCCAAGAAACCATATTCGCCCCTTATATGATCCTGCCTGTTTTCTTGCAGGCAATCGGTATTAAGGAGACGCGCTTCAAAGTGACCAACAAAGCGGCTGTGCAATCAAAGAAAGATATACTGTATATGCTTCCGCATCTGCTGCTGTTGTCGCTGACCGTGATTGGGATTGTTAAGTTCAATTACGGAAAATACGGTTCGGAGATATTTTACGGCAGTGTCATCACTTTTTGGTTGTTGACGCACTTGTTCAATCTCACTTTTTCGGTCCTGTTCTTTTTGGGCAGGCCTGCCTATAGGAAATCGGAGCGCTTTTTGGCGGAAAACCCTATTCTGGTGAGCTACGACAGCCAAGAATATCGGCTGATGACAAAAAATCACTCGGAGCAGGGCTTGTCTTTCTTTTCTGCAGATCCGTTGTATTTCCCCGAAGAAGCCGTGCTGCATTTTACGGTTGAAAAAAATGAGTACAGAACGCGCCTGACCGGTAAGGTGGTCCGGGTTTACGAGGAGCAGGATGGCTGGGTTTACGGTGTGGAATTGGAGGAGATCCCTTTTGAGGAGTATATCCAATATTTGTTGATCATCTATGATGGGTTCAACCGCAGTCTGCCCCAATTCCGTGATCCTTGGGTGAACTCCTTCGATCGTTTCATCGACAACCTCAGCAGAAGGTCCGGCGTCCATGAAGACAGAGGCAGTTCTGCAAACAAGTTTCCGATTATCCAAGTCAATGAGCAGATCGACGTTTCAGGAATGGAGTTTTTGATCCGGCGCTTCAATTATAAGCATTTCTACATCTCTTCCCAACAGGATCTCTCCAAGAATGGCGCTTTTCAAGTTTGTATCGATGGTGTTCCGTTCGATTTGAGCTATGTCACCCGAAATGATGAGGATGAGTACACCTTTGGAATCGAGAATTTGGCTGTGTTGATGAAGGACACTGCCTTTGAGACGTTGCTGCAAAAATGGCGCAACAAAGTGGGAGGGGTTCGATGA
- a CDS encoding type II toxin-antitoxin system RelE/ParE family toxin, with amino-acid sequence MAYDVEFYQKENGEVPVRDFLESLPPKLRAKTFREIELLKDHGPDLREPHTKSIKGKENKGIYELRVKFSTDISRVFYFFYTGSTFVLLRGFVKKTNKTPPREIERARKYKEDYERRCSDE; translated from the coding sequence TTGGCATATGATGTTGAATTTTATCAAAAAGAGAATGGGGAAGTACCGGTACGAGATTTCCTCGAATCCTTACCTCCCAAATTAAGAGCTAAGACTTTCCGAGAAATTGAACTATTGAAAGATCATGGACCTGACCTAAGAGAGCCTCATACCAAATCGATAAAAGGGAAAGAAAATAAGGGGATTTATGAATTGCGAGTAAAGTTCTCAACGGATATCTCCAGAGTATTTTATTTTTTCTATACTGGCAGTACCTTTGTTTTGCTTCGTGGTTTTGTGAAAAAAACTAATAAGACTCCGCCAAGAGAAATAGAGAGAGCAAGGAAGTATAAAGAAGATTATGAAAGAAGGTGCAGTGATGAGTAA